The Populus nigra chromosome 14, ddPopNigr1.1, whole genome shotgun sequence genome has a segment encoding these proteins:
- the LOC133673333 gene encoding serine--tRNA ligase, cytoplasmic-like gives MTVIVSYCIDNLLDVRQVTGEGDDKYLIVTVEQSLCAYHQDDWIHPSQLPIRYAGGLFCYRKEAGAHGRDTLDIFRVHQVEKVEFCITSPNGNDSWDMHDEMFKNSEFYQELNIPYQVVAIVSGALNDAAAKKYDLEGWFPASNTCRELVSCSNCTDYQSRRLEIRYGQKSEEQVKKQYCHLLNSTLTATERTICCILENYQKEDGVGIPEPLRKHMSGKEFLPFQNNPSIEGKGKKLKALSFFPPSL, from the exons ATGACAGTTATAGTTTCCTATTGC ATTGATAACCTACTTGATGTTCGACAGGTGACTGGTGAGGGAGATGACAAATATCTAATCGTTACAGTTGAACAATCATTATGTGCGTATCATCAAGATGATTGGATTCATCCCTCACAGTTGCCAATCAG ATATGCTGGGGGCTTGTTTTGTTACCGTAAAGAGGCTG gtgcaCATGGTCGTGATACTCTCGACATCTTTAGGGTTCATCAGGTTGAGAAAGTAGAGTTCTGCATTACCAGCCCAAATGGCAATGATTCTTGGGACATGCACGATGAAATGTTCAAAAACTCCGAGTTTTACCAGGAG CTCAACATCCCCTATCAAGTTGTGGCAATAGTTTCTGGTGCTCTGAATGACGCAGCTGCAAAGAAGTATGACTTGGAAGGCTGGTTTCCTGCTTCCAATACTTGCAGAGAGCTGGTGTCGTGTTCAAATTGCACAGATTACCAGTCAAGAAGATTAGAAATTCGGTATGGGCAGAAAAG CGAAGAGCAGGTAAAGAAGCAATATTGTCACTTGTTGAACTCTACCCTTACAGCAACGGAGAGGACCATTTGCTGCATCCTTGAGAACTACCAGAAGGAAGATGGTGTGGGGATTCCAGAGCCATTAAGAAAACATATGAGCGGCAAAGAGTTTCTACCTTTCCAAAATAACCCTTCCATTGAAGGCAAGGGGAAGAAACTCAAGGCCTTGTCTTTTTTTCCTCCCTCACTTTAA